One genomic window of Psychrobacillus sp. INOP01 includes the following:
- a CDS encoding glycerophosphodiester phosphodiesterase yields MKIYAHRGSSGTHPENTIAAFRATAKLPVHGVEFDVHMTKDHELVVIHDETINRTSNGTGFIKDLTLAELKEFDFGSWFSPKFKQETIPTLREVLYVFKDTDHHLNIELKSDIFPYEGMEQTVVQMLKDYRLEARVVVSSFNHEMIRNFKQLAPYIETAVLFMEVMIEPHKYAEKVGADALHAFFPAVLRQMGAEAIASGKKVRVFTVNEEKYADLLKEVGVDAIFTDYPEKMWKYLQS; encoded by the coding sequence ATGAAAATTTATGCCCATAGAGGTTCTTCAGGTACGCATCCAGAAAATACAATCGCAGCTTTTCGAGCAACTGCAAAATTACCTGTTCATGGCGTGGAATTTGATGTTCATATGACGAAAGATCATGAGCTGGTTGTTATTCATGATGAGACGATAAATCGCACATCTAATGGAACAGGCTTCATTAAAGATTTGACATTAGCTGAATTGAAGGAATTTGACTTTGGTTCTTGGTTCTCTCCCAAATTCAAACAGGAAACAATCCCAACTCTGAGAGAAGTGCTATATGTATTTAAAGATACAGATCACCACCTAAATATAGAGTTGAAATCCGACATATTTCCATATGAAGGTATGGAGCAGACCGTAGTGCAAATGTTAAAAGATTATCGATTAGAAGCACGTGTTGTCGTCTCTTCGTTTAATCATGAGATGATAAGAAACTTTAAACAATTGGCCCCTTATATAGAAACGGCCGTCCTCTTTATGGAAGTTATGATAGAGCCGCACAAGTATGCAGAAAAAGTAGGAGCAGATGCACTGCATGCATTTTTCCCGGCAGTCCTAAGGCAAATGGGTGCGGAGGCGATTGCAAGTGGTAAAAAAGTTCGTGTTTTTACTGTCAATGAAGAAAAGTATGCAGATTTGTTGAAAGAAGTTGGAGTAGATGCTATTTTCACGGATTACCCAGAGAAAATGTGGAAATACCTTCAATCATAA
- a CDS encoding iron ABC transporter permease, producing MIHRQQVKKQHILFIVLLSLIIITAFISAGIGYSTLSFNRLLPTFLGQGTFKEEFVLFSVRLPRIIITILAGMALALSGAILQSITRNDLADPGIIGINSGAGVAVSIFFLFIPIQPGSFVYLLPLVAFVGALITAFFIYILSYNRGTGLQPVRLILVGVGFSMALSGLMIVFISSADRQKVDFIANWMAGNIWGADWPFILALLPWLIVLIPFTLYKANKLNLLNLNEPVAIGVGVAIEKERIILLLAAVALAASAVSVTGGIAFIGLMAPHIAKSLVGPRHQLFIPISILIGGWLLLFADTIGRNVIEPNGIPAGVVVALIGAPYFMYLLMKK from the coding sequence ATGATTCATCGTCAGCAAGTTAAAAAACAACATATACTTTTTATAGTTTTACTATCATTGATTATTATTACTGCTTTTATTAGTGCAGGAATTGGATATTCCACCTTATCCTTTAATCGGCTTTTACCAACTTTTTTAGGGCAAGGAACATTTAAAGAGGAATTTGTTTTGTTCTCTGTTCGTTTACCAAGAATTATCATTACTATTCTTGCTGGAATGGCACTAGCCCTTTCTGGGGCTATTTTGCAAAGTATTACACGTAATGATTTAGCAGACCCTGGTATTATTGGTATTAACTCTGGAGCTGGAGTGGCGGTTTCAATCTTCTTCTTATTTATACCGATTCAACCTGGTTCTTTTGTATACTTACTACCACTAGTGGCATTTGTTGGCGCTTTGATTACTGCATTTTTTATCTATATACTATCGTACAATCGAGGAACTGGGTTGCAGCCGGTTCGATTAATATTAGTTGGTGTTGGGTTCTCTATGGCTCTTTCAGGCTTGATGATTGTCTTTATCTCATCTGCTGATCGTCAAAAGGTAGATTTCATCGCGAATTGGATGGCGGGGAACATTTGGGGTGCGGATTGGCCTTTTATCTTGGCTCTTTTACCTTGGTTAATTGTCCTTATCCCTTTTACGTTATATAAGGCAAATAAGTTAAATCTACTCAATTTAAATGAACCCGTAGCGATTGGTGTAGGAGTTGCAATTGAGAAAGAGCGAATTATTCTTTTATTAGCCGCTGTTGCTCTTGCAGCCTCTGCGGTATCAGTGACTGGAGGAATTGCTTTTATAGGCTTGATGGCCCCTCATATCGCTAAATCATTGGTTGGACCTCGTCATCAATTATTCATACCTATTTCCATCCTAATAGGTGGTTGGCTATTACTTTTCGCCGATACAATCGGTCGAAACGTTATCGAACCAAATGGGATTCCGGCAGGAGTTGTAGTTGCTCTAATTGGTGCACCTTACTTTATGTACTTATTGATGAAGAAATAG